A single region of the Eulemur rufifrons isolate Redbay chromosome 8, OSU_ERuf_1, whole genome shotgun sequence genome encodes:
- the GJA9 gene encoding gap junction alpha-9 protein, protein MGDWNLLGDTLEEVHIHSTMIGKIWLTILFIFRMLVLGVAAEDVWNDEQSGFICNTEQPGCRNVCYDQAFPISLIRYWVLQVIFVSSPSLVYMGHALYRLRVLEEERQRMKAQLRGELEGVEFEMPGDRRRLEQELCQLEKRKLNKAPLRGTLLCTYVIHIFTRSVVEVGFMIGQYLLYGFHLEPLFKCHGHPCPNIIDCFVSRPTEKTIFLLFMQSIATISLFLNILEIFHLGFKKIKRGLWGQYKLKDEHNQFYANKSKQNLAKYQNTSANSLKRLPSAPDYNLFVEEQTHTAVYPSLNSCSAFQANPDNHSVNDEKCILDEQETVLPNEICKLSTSCSHLQHIGSNNNKDTHKIFVKEVNGNQLREKREIDGKDSKRNSRGHCSIPGVAIDLDNHTGQSPQTAFSLSANCTRKPRWIRATWDPSTEDENRGSPSKDSLEGQFREGTIRTLPPSQGDSQSLDILNTPNSSGELSFEPEFVRTCNNPTVCSSNHIVSLMKNLIGRRVPTDLQI, encoded by the coding sequence ATGGGGGACTGGAATCTCCTTGGAGATACTCTGGAGGAAGTTCACATCCACTCTACCATGATTGGAAAGATCTGGCTCACCATCCTGTTCATATTTCGGATGCTTGTTCTGGGTGTAGCAGCTGAAGATGTCTGGAATGATGAGCAGTCTGGCTTCATCTGCAATACTGAACAACCAGGCTGCAGAAATGTATGCTATGACCAGGCCTTTCCCATCTCCCTCATTAGATACTGGGTTCTGCAGGTGATATTTGTGTCTTCACCATCCCTGGTCTACATGGGCCATGCTTTGTACCGACTGAGAGTTctagaggaagagagacagaggatGAAAGCTCAATtaagaggagaactggaaggggTAGAGTTTGAAATGCCTGGGGATCGGAGGAGATTGGAGCAAGAGCTTTGTCagctagagaaaaggaaactaaataaAGCACCACTCAGAGGAACCTTGCTTTGCACTTACGTGATACACATTTTCACTCGCTCTGTGGTTGAAGTTGGGTTCATGATTGGACAGTACCTTTTATATGGATTTCACTTAGAGCCTCTATTTAAATGCCATGGCCACCCCTGTCCAAATATAATCGATTGTTTTGTCTCAAGACCAACAGAAAAGACAATATTCCTATTATTTATGCAATCTATAGCCactatttcactttttttaaacattctagaAATTTTCCACCtaggttttaaaaagattaaaagaggGCTTTGGGGACAATATAAATTGAAAGATGAACATAATCAATTCTATGCAAACAAGTCAAAACAAAATCTAGCCAAATATCAGAACACATCTGCAAATTCACTGAAGCGACTCCCTTCTGCACCCGATTATAATCTTTTCGTGGAAGAGCAAACACACACAGCAGTGTATCCTAGTTTAAATTCATGTTCTGCATTTCAGGCAAATCCTGACAATCACAGTGTAAATGATGAGAAATGCATTTTGGATGAACAGGAAACTGTACTTCCTAATGAGATTTGCAAACTTAGTACTTCCTGTAGTCATCTTCAACACATTGGCTCAAATAATAACAAAGatactcataaaatatttgtaaaagaagtTAATGGTAACCagttaagggaaaaaagagaaattgatgGCAAAGACAGCAAAAGGAACTCTAGAGGTCACTGTTCTATTCCAGGTGTTGCTATAGATCTGGACAACCACACGGGGCAGTCGCCACAAACAGCTTTCTCACTGTCAGCTAACTGCACTCGGAAACCAAGGTGGATTAGGGCTACGTGGGATCCCTCTACAGAAGATGAAAACCGGGGGTCACCTTCTAAAGATAGCCTTGAGGGCCAGTTCAGAGAGGGCACAATCAGAACCCTTCCTCCCTCACAAGGAGACTCTCAATCACTTGACATTCTGAACACTCCCAATTCTTCGGGAGAGTTGTCCTTTGAGCCTGAGTTTGTCAGAACCTGCAATAATCCTACTGTTTGTTCTTCAAATCATATAGTGTCCCTGATGAAAAACCTCATTGGAAGGCGGGTTCCCACAGATCTTCAGATCTGA